In Leptolyngbya sp. O-77, the genomic window CCGAGTTTCCCACCGATCTCCGCAAGCTCAACGTCATGCAGGGCGTTGCCCAATTTCCTGTGCGGATCAAGTGCGCGAACCTTTCCTGGCATACGCTAAAAGCTGCACTGGAAGCTGCTCAGGGCGAACAGCCCGAATTTGTCAGCAACGAGGCCGAGGGATAAGGGAACTGGGGAGGGGACGGCTAATCTTCTAAGGGGGCCATCGCCCATCCGCCTCACCCCTTTAACGCCTAAGATCCTCGGATTTGCTGTATTACAGGAGTCCTTGCTTGGAGCAGTGTTGTTTGTTGGGGAGTGCCAACGAATCCTATGAGCGGGCAGCAGAAGACATTGAAGTGTTGACTAGGGTAACGGTTGCTCACAGGACGCAACAACGGCTCGTGCATCGTCAAACCTTTGAGTTGCCGCAAATGTGAGTCGCCGCAAATGGAAGGAACAGTTGACCAGACTCAAAGACGGGAGATTCTCAATTGGTGTCACCGGGTTGAGAATTTGGGCAAGCTGGGCAGTTCTGTGCAACACCTGGCTGCTATGAATTAATCGAGGTTCCCCTCCGTCATTTCGGATGTTTGATAGCTATCCACTGGCTTCCAGCCCCAAGCGGGCACGTAGTAACTTGCAACGATCGCCAGCATGAGCCACCAGAGCGTGCTGACCTGGGGGCGATACCATACTGTGTCTACGAGTCCGTGGAAGAGCATTCCGACCACGGTGGCGATCGCCCCCACTAGCCAAAATCCATCCGGGTTTGCGGCGGCGCGGAGGCGCTGGAGTTGCGTCCAAGCTTGGTGAAACGTGACCAACAGGAGCCAGAGAAACACGGTTAACCCAACGACTCCCGTTTCCACCAAAATTTCCAGCAGGATGGAATAGGCGCTGAGTGCTGAAAAGCCCGCCCGCTGATAGCGTGGATAGACCTGGTTGAAGGCATCGTTTCCGGGGCCGATGCCCAAAATGGGGCGATCGCGGATCATGTCTTGTACCGCAGCCCACACGTTAAGCCGGAAATTGTTGCTGCTGTCTTGCCGCCCCATGAACATACTAAGGACGCGATCGCGCAGGGGATCAACCGCTGCCACTGCCAGCACGACGAACGCTGCCGACACTCCCAACACCAACGGGATAGCCCAGCGTCGCCAAAATGGTGGCAGATGGCGGCTAAACCAGTGTGCCAGCAGCAGCACCAGCGCAAACCCTGCCATCACAAAGCCAATCCAGCCGCCCCGGCTAAAGGTCAACACCAGGCAGGCGGCATTCAGTCCCGTCATCAGCAGCGCCAGCGCCTTGGGGAGCCATCGCCGCCACGCAAACACCGCCGCCGCGCTCAGCATCACTGCTGGCAAAATGTAGGCCGCTAGCAGGTTGGGGTTGCCCAGGTAGCTGTAGACGCGGGTCGTTTTTGCCAGGGTGGACCCGGCATCTACCCAGGTGGCCAGGGCAGGAGCGCCAAAGAACCACTGCCGAATACCTTCCACGCTCACTGCCAGCGCCGTCAGCAGGTAAACCGCAATTACGCCAGCGCGAATCCGGGGCGATCGCAGCACTCGCGCCAGCAGCGCAAACAGCAGCATATACAGCGTCAGCTTGATCAGCCCTGAAATGGCCGCTGTCCGCACGGGCGAAAGCGCCGTCGCCGCCACCGACACCAGCCAATACAGCAGCACCAGCAGATGAATCGGCGTTAAACCCAGTCCTTCATCGTCTGACAGCGTGAGCAGAAGCCAGTAGCCGCCGCAGGCAATCAGCAGTACGCCAATCAGCGCCGTAGACACAAACGGAGCCAGCCCAAACACAATCGCCGCCAGCACTGCCCCGATTGGGTCTGCCCACTGCATGAGCCAGCTTCCTCTGCGCCAGCCCCGCAGCGCCCCGACCCAACTGTGTAGCAGGCTAGAGCGAATCCAAGTCGGCAGGGGCGTGGTCGTCAGCGTGAGTTGGTTCCAAACGTTCATGGGAAGTGGGGGCGGAGTTATTTAAGGAACAGACGATTCTAAGGAACAGACGATTCTGCAAACTCTACAGCATTTTTTGCAGGGTGAGATCGCGCTGTCCTGCAAAGACGAAAGTTTCGTAGCTTTCTGCGTAGCTTCATAGTTTCAAAAGCTTCTTCGAAAGCTTCAAAAATGCTGCATCAGGTCTATAGTGCCACCTGAGGAAAAGTTTTGATCGCAAGAAATTTTTCTCGCTTGGGCAGACTAAAATGAGCGCACAAGCTGAATCCTGCACGCTCGACAAGTTGTAAGGTTCATTAAGATACTAAGCCGCTAGCCCATTTCAGAGTGAACCGCTAGTTCATTACAGAACGAGACAAGCTGCGACGAGTCTGGTCAATGGTAGAGCCGACCCTGCCAAGGACGACCCTCAGGCTGGCGCAAAACGCCATCCTAGTGCTGCGTCAACGTTATAAATCAGGGTTTGTAGTGAGCGTTTTAGCGCTAAAGCGCCGACTACGAACTGAGGGTCAACCCTAAAATCAGGCTTTGACAAAGCACTAGTCGTCCAGATCTAGCACGTCGTCGTCATCATCATCCAGGTCGTAGCTGTTGTCTTCGCCCGCCATCAGCTCGTTGATTTCTTCTTCGTCATCTGAGAAGTCGAAGTCGCCGCTTTCGCGAGCCAGCAGCCGCCCCGTTCCTTCCAGCCAGTCCAAAATAGACGCATCGCGCTGGAGGGGAATCACTTCGGCCGGTTGGTTGCGGGGAATTTCACGCAGAGCAGGGTTACGCATTGTCTTTTCAAATCTCTATATACTCTTTAGTGTAATCCGTCACGGATGAGACGGATGGAACTTGGCTAAAACGATGAGTTTTGGATAGCTTAGGCGATCGCCCTCGTCCCTTTCCCCATCAGCCTTTCAGCATCAAAGCATTTACTTAGCAGGCGCACCCATGACCCTTGGCAAAGCGGAACTCTTGCAGGCGATCGCTGGCAAAAATCGGGGCCTGTTGGCATCCGAAGCAGACAACTTGGCGATCCTGGCGGCAGTGGCGCGGCTGGAAGAATTTAACCCCACGCCGCGACCGCTCGAAGCCGCAGACAAGCTCGACGGCAACTGGCGCTTGCTTTACACCACCAGCACTGAACTGTTGGGCATTGGGCGCTTTCCCGTCCTGAGGCTGGGGCAAATTTATCAGTGCATCCGTGTCAAAACGCAGCAGGTGTTTAACATTGCCGAAGTGACTAGCCTGCCGCTGCTGGAGGGCTTGGTCAGCGTCGCCGCTCGGTTTGACCCCGTGAGCGATCGCCGGGTAGATGTAGGCTTCGAGCGGGGTATCTTTGGGCTACAGCGGCTGATCGGCTATCGCAACCCCAGCCAGTTCATTCAGGACATCCAGAGCGGCAAGCGCTTCGCCGCTGCCGACTTTCGCATCGACCCCACCCGGCGCAAAGGCTGGCTGGAAATCACGTATCTGGATGACGACCTGCGGATTGGGCGCGGCAACGAGGGCAGCGTGTTTGTGCTGACCCGAGTTTAGGGGATTTGCAGGTTGATGGGTCGCCAGGATTGAAGGGAGGCACTATGGGGCGATCGCCCGTCATGCGGATTTCTCAGGGACAGCTTAACCTGCTGGATCTGTGTCCACGCCAGTTTCAGCACGTTTATCTCGATCAGCTTGCTGCGCCCCCCAGCCCCGACCAGCAGGAAAACCTCGACTGGGGCAGCCAGTTTCACCTGCTGATGCAGCAGCGAGAACTGGGGCTGCCCATTGCCGCGCTGACTCCGGCCGATCCGGCCTTGCAGCAGTGCGTGTGGGAATTTGTAGAAGCTGCGCCAGACGTGTTTGCGCCCAATCCCAACCAGCAGCGCCAGAGCGAACACCGCCGCAGCCTGCTGTTTCAGGGCTATCTGCTGACGGTGGTGTATGACCTGCTAGTGCAACAGCCGGGCAAAGCTGAAATCCTGGACTGGAAAACCTACGGCAAACCCAAGCAGCCGCAATGGCTGGCGCAACACTGGCAAACGCGGCTCTATCCCTTTGTGCTGGCGGAAACCAGCGACTATGGGCCAGAGCAAATCACGATGACCTACTGGTTTGTGCGGGCCACGCCGCCGGGCGCATCGACCCCGCAGCCGCAGCGGTTGGCGTTTCCCTACAGCCGAGCGGCCCATGAGCAAACTCGTCAAGACCTGAGCGAACGATTGCAACGCCTGACCCGCTGGCTAGAGCGCTACGACCAGGGCGAGCCATTCCCCCGCCAGCAGGATTCGCGAAACGACTGCGCCCTCTGTGGGCCGGGCATCCGCTGTTGGGGAGATTCCCAACCCACCGCCAGTCCGTCGCTGCCCCTGCCAGACCTGAGCGCGATCGCCGAAATCCCCCTAGATTTTTGAATAGACGTGCCACGCGGCGGATCGTTCGTCAAGGTTCAGATACAAAAGTTTGTAAATTTTGGGCAATGTTGTTACAGTGCAGGTATAGAAAGGGCTGGGGGTTAGGAATTAGGAGTTTGGGAGAAATCCGCACAACAGCGGGTTTGTCACCTGACTGCGGTTCTTCCTTGTGGCTGCCTTTTGGTTCCTCCTGCTCACCTCACACAACTGCACTGCGCTATGCGACTTTTTGGACTGATTCCCACACCGCCGCCGCTCCGTCCGAAGTCCAACGTCTACGATTTGAAAGCTCGATTGGACTGGGGCGAGCCTGCGCTGACGATTATCGACGTGCGCGATCGCCCAGAGTTTAACGCTGCCCATATCGAAGGCGCAGTCTCGATTCCCACGGCTGAGCTGGTGGACACGGCGCTGGTTTATCTGGAGTTGGAGCGCGATCTCTACGTGTATGGCTATACCGACGAAGAAACGGCGATTGCCGCTGCCCAGCTCCGCGCTGCTGGGTTCCTCAACGTGTCGGAATTGCGCGGCGGGATGCCCGCATGGAAGGCGGTTGGTTTTCCGGTAGAAACCGCTAGAGCGATCGCAGCGTAGCAAAATCTGTCATTACGCCGTAGATTCCCCAAATCGCCATTGCCCGCAGGTAGTGGCTGGCGCGAAACGTTCCCGCTGCCGTAATCGCCTCTGGTGTGCGAAACTGCAAGCCGTTGTCGTAGATCTGACACACGACGGCTTCCGCCAGCCGCAGGGCTTCGTCCCGCAATCCCGTCTGCCACAAAAACGCCGCCAGCCCAAAGTTGATACCCGTCCACACTTCCAGCGGGTGCGTATCCTTCGGGTTCATGGGCGACCCGTCCGGCCGCAGCCCGTTGGCTGCACCAAACTTGCCGTCGTGAAACTTCAGGAAACACGCTGCATACACTGTCTTCAGCGCCGACCGGGCACAGTCCTCCGGCACTACATCCGGCAGCCCCAGC contains:
- a CDS encoding PD-(D/E)XK nuclease family protein — protein: MKGGTMGRSPVMRISQGQLNLLDLCPRQFQHVYLDQLAAPPSPDQQENLDWGSQFHLLMQQRELGLPIAALTPADPALQQCVWEFVEAAPDVFAPNPNQQRQSEHRRSLLFQGYLLTVVYDLLVQQPGKAEILDWKTYGKPKQPQWLAQHWQTRLYPFVLAETSDYGPEQITMTYWFVRATPPGASTPQPQRLAFPYSRAAHEQTRQDLSERLQRLTRWLERYDQGEPFPRQQDSRNDCALCGPGIRCWGDSQPTASPSLPLPDLSAIAEIPLDF
- a CDS encoding rhodanese-like domain-containing protein, with the translated sequence MRLFGLIPTPPPLRPKSNVYDLKARLDWGEPALTIIDVRDRPEFNAAHIEGAVSIPTAELVDTALVYLELERDLYVYGYTDEETAIAAAQLRAAGFLNVSELRGGMPAWKAVGFPVETARAIAA
- a CDS encoding IctB family putative bicarbonate transporter, translating into MNVWNQLTLTTTPLPTWIRSSLLHSWVGALRGWRRGSWLMQWADPIGAVLAAIVFGLAPFVSTALIGVLLIACGGYWLLLTLSDDEGLGLTPIHLLVLLYWLVSVAATALSPVRTAAISGLIKLTLYMLLFALLARVLRSPRIRAGVIAVYLLTALAVSVEGIRQWFFGAPALATWVDAGSTLAKTTRVYSYLGNPNLLAAYILPAVMLSAAAVFAWRRWLPKALALLMTGLNAACLVLTFSRGGWIGFVMAGFALVLLLAHWFSRHLPPFWRRWAIPLVLGVSAAFVVLAVAAVDPLRDRVLSMFMGRQDSSNNFRLNVWAAVQDMIRDRPILGIGPGNDAFNQVYPRYQRAGFSALSAYSILLEILVETGVVGLTVFLWLLLVTFHQAWTQLQRLRAAANPDGFWLVGAIATVVGMLFHGLVDTVWYRPQVSTLWWLMLAIVASYYVPAWGWKPVDSYQTSEMTEGNLD
- a CDS encoding DUF3134 domain-containing protein, which encodes MRNPALREIPRNQPAEVIPLQRDASILDWLEGTGRLLARESGDFDFSDDEEEINELMAGEDNSYDLDDDDDDVLDLDD
- a CDS encoding PAP/fibrillin family protein; amino-acid sequence: MTLGKAELLQAIAGKNRGLLASEADNLAILAAVARLEEFNPTPRPLEAADKLDGNWRLLYTTSTELLGIGRFPVLRLGQIYQCIRVKTQQVFNIAEVTSLPLLEGLVSVAARFDPVSDRRVDVGFERGIFGLQRLIGYRNPSQFIQDIQSGKRFAAADFRIDPTRRKGWLEITYLDDDLRIGRGNEGSVFVLTRV